From Microbacterium pseudoresistens, the proteins below share one genomic window:
- a CDS encoding metal-sensitive transcriptional regulator, producing the protein MLEDIKKRALHRASILEGQLRGVTRMIENEDYCMDIITQSRAIQKSLESLNRLLLENHMRTHVTHMFEQGGDEREQAVDELLKAFDFDRK; encoded by the coding sequence ATGCTCGAAGACATCAAGAAGCGCGCGCTGCACCGGGCCAGCATCCTCGAGGGGCAGCTGCGCGGCGTGACGCGGATGATCGAGAACGAGGACTACTGCATGGACATCATCACGCAGTCCCGTGCGATCCAGAAGTCCCTCGAATCACTGAACCGGCTGCTGCTCGAGAACCACATGCGCACGCACGTCACGCACATGTTCGAGCAGGGCGGCGACGAGCGCGAGCAAGCCGTCGACGAGCTTCTGAAGGCGTTCGACTTCGACCGGAAGTGA
- a CDS encoding N,N-dimethylformamidase beta subunit family domain-containing protein — protein MTLTGYLNTLSAEPGEAVDLMMSASADLVEVDLVRLQHGDDNPAGPGRKILPVPEFIAQTVRGGLRDVHLGSCVVVPSVGTQSVEGLSLSVLMQPTTPSSGREQGVLTLLAANGATVLGIVVDAAGRLGLRGADEARLADLTIAWRRGSWYRVQLEVPAGGPLVLRCAESRGLGEEVALEIEAQPLPAGSIVSSAVIAAASCRLDGRQWVPDRVFNGKIERPEIHRVAAEGSRIPVAEWRFELEPGSAVAVDVSGHERHGIVVGSPARASTGHSWRHEEVDFRKAPEQYGAIHFHDDDLDDAGWEPSLRFTVPEDLTSGVYAVELRAGDVIDHVPFVVRPRDGEARARTVVLLPTFTYLAYGNERMVTRLDFEGDQMSDHAIRPGHRDLELAEHPEWGLSLYDVHSDGSTCAYATHLRPIPNLRPDYRAWLQNAPRHLSADLYLIDWLTEKGYSFDVVTDHDLHRDGAALLAEYDVVLTGSHPEYVSARMLDALDAHVHSGGSMMYLGGNGFYWVTSQDSARPHIIEVRRGPVGTRPSEGAPGEGHHSTTGEPGGMWRQRGRWPNHLTGIGMTAQGWDSRAPGYRRNPDLPEECAFVFDGVDEEVIGTFGLIMDGSSGDEIDRFDVDRGSPAETVVLASSTGHSDFYFLAGEDVMASRAGLGGTQSPEVRSDMTWLEKPGGGAVFSVGSICFLGSLSHNGYRNNISTVVANALDEMLRRPSRQR, from the coding sequence ATGACCCTGACCGGATACCTCAACACGCTCTCGGCTGAGCCCGGCGAAGCCGTCGACCTCATGATGAGCGCGAGCGCCGACCTCGTGGAGGTCGACCTGGTGCGACTACAGCACGGCGACGATAATCCGGCGGGGCCAGGGCGGAAGATCCTTCCCGTGCCGGAGTTCATCGCGCAGACCGTGCGTGGTGGCCTGCGTGACGTGCACCTCGGGTCGTGCGTTGTCGTTCCCTCCGTCGGCACGCAGTCCGTCGAAGGGTTGAGCCTGTCGGTGCTCATGCAGCCCACGACGCCCTCGTCTGGCCGCGAGCAGGGTGTCCTCACCCTGCTCGCGGCGAACGGTGCGACCGTTCTTGGCATCGTTGTCGACGCGGCGGGTCGACTGGGCCTCCGAGGCGCCGACGAAGCCCGTCTCGCCGATCTCACCATCGCGTGGCGGAGGGGGAGCTGGTACCGCGTGCAGCTCGAGGTGCCGGCGGGGGGTCCGCTCGTGCTCCGGTGCGCGGAGTCGAGGGGCCTCGGCGAGGAGGTGGCGCTGGAGATCGAGGCGCAGCCGCTTCCGGCTGGATCGATCGTGTCCTCTGCGGTCATCGCGGCCGCGAGTTGCCGTCTGGACGGCCGTCAGTGGGTGCCCGATCGCGTCTTCAACGGCAAGATCGAGAGGCCTGAGATCCACCGCGTCGCTGCAGAGGGGAGCCGGATCCCGGTCGCCGAGTGGCGATTCGAACTGGAGCCCGGCAGTGCGGTAGCGGTCGACGTCAGCGGACACGAGCGCCACGGCATCGTCGTCGGCTCGCCGGCGCGCGCCTCGACGGGACATTCGTGGCGACACGAAGAGGTGGACTTCAGGAAGGCGCCTGAGCAGTACGGTGCGATCCACTTCCATGACGATGACCTCGACGATGCCGGCTGGGAGCCGAGCCTGCGCTTCACGGTTCCCGAGGATCTGACCTCGGGCGTGTACGCCGTCGAGCTGCGCGCCGGCGATGTCATCGACCACGTGCCGTTCGTCGTTCGCCCGCGCGACGGGGAAGCCCGGGCACGGACCGTCGTGCTCCTGCCCACGTTCACCTACCTCGCGTACGGAAACGAGCGGATGGTGACGAGACTCGACTTCGAGGGCGACCAGATGAGCGATCACGCTATTCGTCCGGGGCATCGCGATCTGGAGCTCGCGGAGCATCCGGAATGGGGGCTCAGCCTCTACGACGTGCACTCCGACGGCAGCACCTGCGCCTACGCGACGCATCTGCGCCCCATCCCGAATCTCCGGCCGGATTACCGGGCGTGGCTGCAGAACGCTCCGCGCCACCTCAGCGCCGACCTCTATCTCATCGACTGGCTGACGGAGAAGGGCTACTCCTTCGATGTCGTCACCGATCATGACCTCCATCGTGACGGGGCGGCGCTGCTCGCCGAGTACGACGTGGTCCTCACGGGAAGCCACCCCGAATACGTGAGCGCCCGGATGCTGGACGCTCTGGATGCGCATGTCCACAGCGGTGGATCGATGATGTATCTGGGCGGCAACGGCTTCTACTGGGTGACCAGTCAGGATTCTGCTCGTCCTCACATCATCGAGGTGCGTCGAGGCCCCGTGGGCACGCGACCTTCCGAGGGCGCTCCGGGGGAGGGGCATCACAGCACGACCGGTGAGCCCGGGGGAATGTGGCGTCAACGCGGTCGGTGGCCGAACCACCTCACGGGCATCGGCATGACCGCACAAGGATGGGATTCGAGAGCCCCCGGGTATCGACGCAATCCCGATCTGCCGGAAGAGTGCGCCTTCGTCTTCGACGGCGTCGACGAAGAGGTCATCGGCACGTTCGGTCTCATCATGGACGGCTCATCCGGCGACGAGATCGACCGGTTCGACGTCGACCGAGGAAGCCCTGCCGAGACCGTCGTGCTCGCGTCGTCGACGGGGCACAGCGATTTCTACTTCCTCGCGGGCGAAGACGTGATGGCGTCGCGGGCCGGGCTGGGCGGAACCCAGAGCCCGGAGGTGCGCTCCGACATGACCTGGCTCGAGAAGCCGGGCGGCGGCGCGGTGTTCAGCGTGGGCTCGATCTGTTTCCTCGGGTCGCTGTCGCACAACGGCTATCGCAACAACATCTCCACGGTCGTCGCGAACGCCCTCGACGAGATGCTGCGGAGGCCGAGCAGACAGCGGTAG
- a CDS encoding sugar ABC transporter substrate-binding protein, whose amino-acid sequence MNSTASTTSRSRRTLTAAAATVLLLGPLAACSSTAPESGGAGDDPVAGATIAIAGPQSGDPYYVQVACGAQAAGAKLGMDVGELQAPQNQNQAQLTTIVQNMLTNAPDALIYTPADPVAGGIPVQSARADGVTVIDVDAQLDDEELYDSFIASNHYEGAKEITAYLAELIGGEGQIAAIGSLATNPITQARIKGFEDALEEYPDIEVVSISYPEISADVIQANAASTLVKYPDLKAIYTTNYLNSTGAAVALRNANVVGAVKMVSWDAGAANIELLEEGVLQATVAQQPFAMGELAIEQIANQLRGDEVSKTVDAPVEILTSEDVDTPKGESLRYKTECS is encoded by the coding sequence ATGAACAGCACTGCCTCCACCACGTCCCGCTCACGTCGCACTCTCACCGCGGCCGCGGCGACCGTGCTCTTGCTGGGCCCGCTCGCTGCATGCTCCAGCACCGCTCCCGAGTCCGGAGGCGCCGGCGACGATCCTGTCGCCGGCGCCACGATCGCCATCGCGGGACCGCAGTCCGGCGATCCGTACTACGTGCAGGTCGCCTGCGGCGCACAAGCGGCCGGCGCCAAGCTCGGCATGGACGTCGGCGAACTGCAGGCCCCACAAAACCAGAATCAGGCGCAACTGACCACGATCGTGCAGAACATGCTCACCAACGCCCCCGACGCGCTGATCTACACACCTGCGGATCCCGTCGCCGGCGGCATTCCCGTGCAGTCCGCCCGCGCCGACGGGGTCACGGTCATCGATGTCGATGCGCAGCTCGACGACGAAGAGCTGTACGACTCGTTCATCGCATCCAATCACTATGAGGGAGCGAAGGAGATCACCGCTTACCTCGCCGAGCTCATCGGTGGAGAGGGTCAGATCGCCGCGATCGGCTCCCTGGCCACGAACCCGATCACCCAGGCTCGCATCAAGGGCTTCGAGGACGCGCTCGAGGAATATCCCGACATCGAGGTCGTGTCGATCTCATACCCGGAGATCTCGGCCGACGTCATCCAGGCCAACGCCGCCTCGACCCTGGTCAAGTATCCAGACCTGAAGGCGATCTACACCACGAACTACCTCAACTCCACGGGCGCGGCAGTAGCCCTGCGCAATGCGAACGTCGTCGGCGCCGTGAAGATGGTCAGCTGGGATGCGGGAGCGGCGAACATCGAACTCCTGGAAGAGGGCGTCCTCCAGGCCACGGTCGCTCAGCAGCCGTTCGCGATGGGTGAGCTCGCGATCGAGCAGATCGCGAACCAGTTGCGTGGCGACGAAGTATCTAAGACTGTGGACGCACCCGTCGAGATCCTCACGAGCGAAGACGTGGACACCCCGAAGGGCGAATCGCTCCGGTACAAGACCGAGTGCAGCTGA
- a CDS encoding ABC transporter permease subunit: MVTCALILLVVVFAIINGQPFLSTANVRNMFLAGSIMLILAVGVTYVIITAGFDLSVGSVLVFSGVVSMIVMRQVGGDGWTTALIGLAVAVACGLVLGWVNGLLVAYAELNPIIVTLGMFGAALGLAQVATGGQDLSGMPAAMSQFGVGRVLGVPWVVVIAAAVAIIAAIALHSTVFGRHTYAIGSNKEAAVRAGIPVRRHLAVIYGLSGLLAGLAGWLSLSIYGTTNISGHSLDALTAATAAILGGASLFGGVGTIAGTAIGNAIPVVLASGLVIAGLQSFWQQVVTGAVLVGALYLDRLRRIRSLRRSSAQPG, from the coding sequence GTGGTCACATGCGCCCTGATCCTGCTGGTCGTCGTGTTCGCGATCATCAACGGACAGCCCTTCCTCTCGACGGCGAACGTTCGCAACATGTTCCTGGCGGGATCGATCATGCTGATCCTCGCCGTCGGCGTCACCTACGTCATCATCACCGCCGGGTTCGACCTCTCGGTCGGCTCCGTGCTGGTGTTCTCGGGCGTCGTCAGCATGATCGTGATGCGGCAGGTGGGAGGAGACGGCTGGACGACGGCCCTCATCGGGCTCGCCGTCGCCGTCGCCTGCGGCCTGGTTCTCGGCTGGGTGAACGGACTGCTCGTGGCGTACGCCGAGCTCAATCCGATCATCGTCACGCTCGGCATGTTCGGTGCCGCTCTGGGCCTGGCCCAGGTGGCGACCGGAGGACAGGACCTCAGCGGGATGCCGGCGGCGATGTCGCAGTTCGGCGTCGGGCGGGTCCTCGGAGTGCCGTGGGTGGTCGTGATCGCCGCCGCCGTGGCCATCATCGCCGCGATCGCTCTGCACTCCACCGTGTTCGGCCGGCACACCTATGCGATCGGCTCGAACAAGGAGGCGGCCGTAAGGGCCGGCATCCCCGTCCGTCGTCACCTCGCCGTCATCTATGGGCTCTCCGGGCTCCTGGCCGGGTTGGCCGGCTGGCTCTCGCTCTCGATCTACGGGACGACGAACATCTCTGGTCACTCGCTCGATGCGCTCACCGCAGCGACCGCGGCGATCCTGGGCGGTGCGAGCCTGTTCGGCGGCGTCGGTACGATCGCCGGCACAGCGATCGGCAACGCGATCCCCGTCGTCCTCGCCAGCGGTCTCGTGATCGCCGGGTTGCAGAGCTTCTGGCAACAGGTTGTCACCGGCGCGGTGCTTGTCGGCGCGCTCTATCTCGATCGGCTGCGGCGCATCCGCAGCCTGAGGCGTTCCAGTGCACAGCCCGGCTGA
- a CDS encoding ATP-binding cassette domain-containing protein, whose product MSRSPVGAPTPPRPTDTALSTRGIRVSYGHVQALRGADFDCRAGEVTALIGDNGAGKSTLVKVLSGALAPDDGEVFVGGERFRAHQPTDAQDAGIETVWQDLALAPDMGPVANMFLGRETRRKGPLGWFGFLDNKAMTAVAQREFAQLGVTADPRRGSVSDMSGGQRQGVAVARAVSWARTVVLLDEPTAALGVVQTKGVLDMVKRVADRGLAVVLISHNMSDVLAVADRIEVLRLGQRVASYTRAEASLELLVSTMTGGSVQPDTDSTETTGGTR is encoded by the coding sequence ATGTCTCGCAGCCCCGTCGGCGCACCCACCCCTCCGCGCCCGACGGACACGGCGCTCAGCACTCGCGGCATCCGCGTCTCCTACGGTCATGTCCAGGCGCTCCGCGGCGCCGACTTCGACTGTCGAGCTGGCGAGGTCACGGCGTTGATAGGCGACAACGGCGCCGGCAAGTCCACTCTCGTCAAGGTTCTTTCCGGCGCGCTTGCGCCCGACGATGGCGAGGTCTTCGTCGGCGGCGAGCGGTTCCGTGCCCACCAGCCGACGGACGCACAGGATGCGGGCATCGAGACTGTCTGGCAGGACCTCGCACTGGCGCCCGATATGGGGCCGGTAGCCAACATGTTCCTCGGGCGCGAGACGCGTCGCAAGGGACCGCTGGGCTGGTTCGGCTTCCTCGACAACAAGGCGATGACGGCCGTCGCTCAGCGCGAGTTCGCACAGCTCGGTGTGACCGCCGATCCTCGCAGGGGCTCCGTCAGCGACATGTCCGGCGGTCAACGTCAGGGGGTGGCCGTCGCCCGCGCGGTCAGTTGGGCACGCACGGTCGTGCTGCTCGACGAACCGACCGCGGCGCTGGGGGTTGTGCAGACCAAGGGTGTGCTCGACATGGTCAAGCGGGTCGCCGATCGTGGCCTTGCCGTCGTCCTCATCAGCCACAACATGTCCGATGTGCTCGCGGTGGCCGACCGCATCGAAGTGCTGCGACTGGGTCAGCGGGTCGCGAGCTACACGCGGGCGGAGGCTTCGCTCGAGCTGCTCGTCTCCACCATGACCGGCGGCAGCGTGCAGCCGGATACCGACTCGACCGAAACCACCGGAGGAACACGATGA
- a CDS encoding SDR family oxidoreductase: protein MKTDLAGRIAVVTGGGRGIGLAVARALAEEGADVALLDLLDTVEETAASIAQEFGVRALGVRLDVTDQGATGEAFTLITERLGVPRVLLTAAGIEINEDSIDVTASNWRKVIDVNLTGTFFSAQAFGRTLLEAGQTGSAVLISSMSGSIVNVPQWAASYNSSKAAVAHLAKSLAVEWAPSGIRVNSIAPGYVLTDLTRQIIEREPELEAEWVSLIPQGRMATPEDIAGLVVFLASDVSSYMTAQQVTIDGGYTAV, encoded by the coding sequence ATGAAGACCGATCTCGCAGGACGCATCGCCGTCGTGACCGGAGGCGGACGAGGCATCGGCCTTGCCGTCGCTCGCGCGCTCGCCGAGGAGGGTGCGGATGTCGCGCTCCTCGACCTCCTGGACACAGTCGAGGAGACCGCGGCCTCCATCGCCCAGGAGTTCGGCGTGCGTGCTCTGGGCGTCCGTCTCGACGTCACAGATCAGGGTGCCACCGGTGAGGCCTTCACGCTGATCACCGAGCGTCTCGGCGTTCCGCGCGTGCTCCTGACCGCCGCAGGCATCGAGATCAACGAGGACTCCATCGACGTCACGGCGAGCAACTGGCGCAAGGTGATCGACGTCAACCTCACCGGGACGTTCTTCTCCGCCCAGGCGTTCGGGCGCACCCTCCTCGAGGCGGGGCAGACTGGAAGCGCGGTGCTCATCTCCTCGATGTCGGGCTCGATAGTCAACGTGCCGCAGTGGGCGGCGTCCTACAACTCGTCCAAGGCCGCAGTCGCGCATCTCGCGAAGTCGCTGGCCGTCGAATGGGCCCCATCGGGCATCCGCGTGAACTCGATCGCACCGGGATATGTGCTCACCGACCTGACAAGGCAGATCATCGAGCGAGAGCCCGAGCTCGAAGCCGAGTGGGTGTCTTTGATCCCGCAGGGACGCATGGCAACACCCGAGGACATCGCGGGCCTCGTCGTGTTCCTCGCATCCGACGTGTCGAGCTACATGACGGCGCAGCAGGTCACCATCGACGGCGGATACACCGCCGTCTGA
- a CDS encoding sugar phosphate isomerase/epimerase family protein gives MILCCSTPMIPADSLTAQAELLRDWGYEAIAVFQPVDAWNRDVHAELVALESRTGVRPVEFVLTGDIYGNAMSEDSELRARCRDMYRQAADVCAELGLVTEIEFEYGPQDPMPLFDPYQQLTSAQDQEFTAFYAELLDRVAGSEGAVLLEPLNRYESRYLNSVADNLDVVTRVAHPNAGLLPDTFHMSIEESSIPDALRLASAHVRHVHLGDSNRLLPGYGALDWDGIFQALRDIDYRGAINLECSTSGDPATTLPQTAARLRELIDA, from the coding sequence ATGATCCTCTGCTGTTCGACCCCGATGATCCCCGCGGACTCGCTCACCGCGCAGGCGGAGCTGCTGCGCGACTGGGGGTACGAGGCCATTGCCGTGTTCCAGCCGGTCGACGCGTGGAATCGCGACGTGCACGCCGAGCTCGTCGCCCTCGAATCCCGCACCGGCGTGCGGCCCGTCGAGTTCGTCCTCACCGGCGACATCTACGGCAACGCCATGTCCGAGGACAGCGAGCTGCGTGCGCGCTGCCGTGACATGTATCGTCAAGCTGCCGATGTGTGCGCCGAGCTCGGACTCGTGACCGAGATCGAGTTCGAGTACGGACCACAGGACCCGATGCCCCTGTTCGACCCGTACCAGCAGCTCACCTCCGCACAGGACCAGGAGTTCACGGCGTTCTACGCCGAGCTGCTCGATCGGGTCGCGGGCTCCGAGGGCGCGGTGCTGCTCGAACCGCTCAACCGCTACGAGAGCCGGTATCTGAACTCGGTCGCCGACAACCTCGATGTCGTGACGCGGGTGGCGCATCCGAATGCTGGACTGCTCCCCGACACCTTCCACATGTCGATCGAGGAGTCGAGCATTCCCGATGCCCTCCGCCTCGCATCCGCCCACGTGCGTCACGTGCACCTGGGCGACAGCAACCGTCTGCTCCCGGGATACGGTGCGCTCGACTGGGACGGCATCTTCCAGGCGCTCCGCGACATCGACTACCGCGGCGCGATCAACCTCGAATGCTCGACCAGCGGCGACCCTGCCACCACCTTGCCCCAGACGGCAGCGCGCCTGCGCGAGCTCATCGACGCCTGA
- a CDS encoding FGGY-family carbohydrate kinase has translation MLVYAVDLGSTNLKVVLFDERARQLAAASATMQYSRDGAFVEFDADSVLGSVLDLVRSCASEAGAASDAQSCIVLTGQAESLVLADARGIAIAPAISWMDERSTAEAAEIGARFDTTEAFAVTGETEAVPTWPATKLRWLRTHRPDILAAAHHVLMVKDYILLRLTGRAVGEETTRGFTYLYDVRGRRYWPEMLDFCGVDPRTLPQTVPAGTIVGPVLAEFADRLPPAASYTVNAGALDHFCAMLGTSSYGTGEVSASAGTVLAVSLLATDRTFDRASGMSFHAGLRPGETVLFSCADSGGVALDWFRDAVAGGLPYDRLERELNERDHGRAPLFLPYLTGLNPPDFNPRARGAFVDLQLRHDGVDMAYAVMEGLAHLLRRNIDAIRATGEQVHQIVSTGGGTASRFWNQLKADVCGVDLCVPDEKEAACRGAAILALVAAGELSSIDDTARLHMPDVQVYRPRTSPTSRARYDRFDDVLTRLYGAQHPQAQPEGGGR, from the coding sequence ATGCTCGTCTACGCGGTGGATCTCGGCTCGACGAATCTGAAGGTCGTGCTCTTCGACGAGCGTGCACGTCAACTCGCGGCCGCGAGCGCGACGATGCAGTACTCGCGGGACGGCGCGTTCGTCGAGTTCGATGCAGACTCGGTTCTGGGTTCGGTCCTCGATCTCGTTCGTTCCTGCGCGTCCGAGGCGGGGGCCGCCTCAGACGCGCAGAGCTGCATCGTGCTCACCGGTCAGGCCGAGTCGCTCGTGCTCGCCGATGCTCGCGGCATCGCGATCGCGCCCGCCATCTCCTGGATGGACGAGCGATCGACGGCCGAGGCCGCGGAGATCGGAGCGAGGTTCGACACGACAGAGGCCTTCGCTGTCACGGGTGAGACCGAGGCCGTGCCGACGTGGCCGGCCACCAAGCTGCGCTGGCTTCGCACGCATCGGCCGGACATACTCGCCGCGGCGCACCACGTCCTGATGGTCAAGGACTACATCCTGCTGCGGCTCACCGGCCGCGCGGTCGGCGAGGAGACCACGCGCGGCTTCACCTACCTCTACGATGTCCGCGGCCGCCGCTACTGGCCCGAGATGCTCGACTTCTGCGGCGTGGATCCCCGCACGCTGCCGCAGACGGTCCCGGCCGGCACGATCGTCGGCCCCGTCCTCGCGGAGTTCGCGGATCGACTTCCGCCGGCCGCGTCCTACACCGTGAACGCCGGCGCCCTCGACCACTTCTGCGCCATGCTGGGCACCTCCTCGTACGGTACGGGCGAGGTCAGCGCCTCGGCAGGCACAGTCCTGGCCGTTTCACTCCTCGCCACGGATCGCACGTTCGATCGGGCGTCCGGGATGTCCTTCCACGCCGGTCTGCGGCCGGGAGAGACCGTGCTCTTCAGCTGTGCCGACAGCGGCGGCGTCGCCCTCGACTGGTTCCGCGACGCCGTCGCCGGCGGCCTGCCATACGACCGGCTGGAGCGCGAGCTGAACGAACGGGATCATGGGCGGGCTCCGCTGTTCCTGCCGTATCTGACCGGCCTCAACCCGCCCGACTTCAACCCCCGGGCGCGTGGAGCATTCGTCGACCTGCAACTGCGCCACGACGGCGTCGACATGGCCTATGCGGTCATGGAGGGTCTCGCGCATCTGCTGCGTCGCAACATCGACGCGATCCGGGCAACCGGGGAGCAGGTGCACCAGATCGTCAGCACGGGAGGCGGCACGGCGTCCCGGTTCTGGAATCAGCTGAAGGCCGATGTCTGCGGTGTCGACCTGTGTGTCCCTGACGAGAAGGAAGCTGCGTGCCGTGGGGCGGCGATCCTCGCGCTGGTGGCCGCTGGCGAGCTGTCGTCGATCGACGACACCGCACGGCTGCACATGCCGGACGTCCAGGTATACCGTCCCCGCACGTCGCCGACGAGCCGTGCGCGTTACGACCGCTTCGACGACGTTCTCACGCGCCTGTACGGTGCGCAGCATCCACAGGCCCAACCCGAAGGAGGAGGAAGATGA
- a CDS encoding YjbQ family protein: MEIQTQSISVSTPARQEFFDITDEVLRVVAESGLAEGLVQAFTPHTSCCVLIQEESEDITYYGTQLLLQDTLNVFAKIAPPARHEGQYLHPGPIHIKNAAELRGEHPSWGLNTDGHIISSIVGRSESIPVVEGAPVLGEFGRVYFGDLDSVRARERTVLLTVVGR; the protein is encoded by the coding sequence ATGGAAATCCAGACGCAATCGATCTCCGTCAGCACGCCGGCGCGTCAGGAGTTTTTCGACATCACGGACGAGGTGCTCCGCGTGGTCGCGGAGTCCGGTCTCGCCGAGGGGCTCGTGCAGGCGTTCACCCCGCACACCAGCTGCTGCGTGCTCATTCAGGAGGAGTCCGAGGACATCACCTACTACGGTACCCAGCTGCTCCTGCAGGACACGCTCAACGTCTTCGCGAAGATCGCGCCGCCGGCCCGGCACGAGGGACAGTATCTGCACCCCGGTCCGATCCACATCAAGAACGCCGCCGAGCTGCGCGGCGAGCATCCGTCGTGGGGCCTGAATACCGATGGGCACATCATCTCCTCGATCGTCGGGCGATCGGAGTCGATTCCGGTCGTCGAAGGCGCGCCCGTGCTGGGCGAGTTCGGTCGCGTGTACTTCGGCGACCTCGACTCCGTTCGCGCGCGGGAGCGTACCGTTCTGCTCACCGTGGTGGGTCGCTGA